In one window of Pseudomonas putida DNA:
- the katE gene encoding catalase HPII, with amino-acid sequence MSSNRTDAPKQSELAGTQTPDRANTNAKLQSLEQDRNDATGQALRTNQGVRIADNQNTLKAGARGPSLLEDFIMREKITHFDHERIPERIVHARGTGAHGYFQSYGDHSALTKAGFLQDAEKITPVFVRFSTVQGPRGSGDTVRDVRGFAVKFYTDEGNFDLVGNNMPVFFIQDAIKFPDFVHAVKPEPHNEIPTGGSAHDTFWDFVSLVPESAHMVMWAMSDRAIPRSLRMMEGFGVHTFRLINAEGVANFVKFHWKPRQGVHSVLWDEAQKLAGKDTDYHRRDLWEAIETGDYPEWELGVQIVPEEDEHKFDFDLLDPTKIIPEELVPVTPLGKMVLNRNPDNFFAEIEQIAFCPGHIVPGIDFTNDPLLQGRLFSYTDTQISRLGGPNFHEIPINRPVARNDNNQRDAMHRHTIHKGRAAYEPNSIDAGWPKETPAAPQDGGFESYQERVDAHKIRQRSESFGDHFSQARLFFHSMSDTEQQHIIKAYSFELGKVEREHIRAREVNEILANIDLKLAAAVAQNLGLPAPKSGTVKAKESKLKASPALSQMNHPGDVGIKGRKIALLVANGVDDESVDRLVKALEAHSARPMLLGPTSAPVKTSGGKALAVDASMEGMPSVMFDGILVPAGKASLDALAGSGVAKHFLLEGYKHLKAIALANDGKALLGALGLKEDKGLLLGDDQKTVEAFVKAVEGHRVWEREAAAEAIPA; translated from the coding sequence ATGTCGAGCAACAGGACGGATGCGCCCAAGCAGAGCGAACTGGCCGGTACCCAGACGCCTGACCGCGCCAACACCAATGCCAAGCTGCAAAGCCTCGAACAGGACCGTAACGACGCTACCGGCCAGGCGCTGCGTACCAACCAGGGCGTACGTATCGCCGACAATCAGAACACCCTCAAGGCGGGCGCGCGCGGGCCTTCGCTGCTCGAAGACTTCATCATGCGCGAGAAGATCACCCACTTCGACCACGAGCGCATCCCGGAGCGCATCGTGCACGCCCGAGGTACCGGTGCCCATGGTTATTTCCAGAGTTATGGCGATCACAGCGCCCTGACCAAAGCCGGCTTCCTGCAGGATGCCGAGAAGATCACCCCGGTGTTCGTGCGTTTCTCCACGGTGCAGGGGCCGCGTGGCTCAGGTGATACAGTGCGTGATGTCCGTGGATTTGCCGTCAAGTTCTATACCGATGAAGGCAACTTTGACCTGGTTGGCAACAACATGCCGGTGTTTTTCATCCAGGATGCGATCAAGTTTCCCGACTTCGTCCACGCGGTGAAGCCTGAGCCGCACAACGAAATACCAACCGGTGGCTCGGCCCACGATACGTTCTGGGACTTCGTTTCGCTGGTGCCCGAGTCGGCGCACATGGTGATGTGGGCCATGTCCGACCGCGCCATCCCGCGTAGCCTGCGGATGATGGAAGGCTTCGGTGTGCATACCTTCCGGCTGATCAACGCCGAGGGCGTAGCCAATTTCGTCAAGTTCCACTGGAAGCCGCGTCAGGGCGTGCATTCGGTATTGTGGGACGAGGCGCAGAAGCTGGCGGGCAAGGACACCGACTACCATCGCCGCGATCTGTGGGAGGCCATCGAGACCGGTGACTATCCCGAGTGGGAGCTGGGCGTGCAGATCGTGCCGGAGGAAGACGAGCACAAGTTCGACTTCGACCTGCTCGACCCGACCAAGATAATTCCCGAAGAACTGGTGCCGGTGACGCCGCTGGGCAAGATGGTGCTCAACCGCAATCCGGACAACTTCTTCGCCGAAATCGAACAGATCGCCTTTTGCCCGGGGCATATCGTGCCGGGCATCGACTTCACCAATGACCCGCTGCTGCAAGGCCGGCTGTTCTCTTACACCGACACTCAGATCAGCCGCCTGGGTGGGCCGAACTTCCACGAGATCCCGATCAACCGGCCGGTGGCGCGCAATGACAACAATCAGCGCGATGCCATGCACCGTCACACCATTCACAAGGGCCGCGCCGCCTACGAGCCCAACTCGATCGATGCTGGCTGGCCGAAAGAAACCCCAGCAGCGCCGCAGGACGGTGGCTTCGAGAGCTACCAGGAGCGCGTCGACGCGCACAAGATCCGCCAGCGCAGCGAGTCGTTCGGCGATCACTTCTCGCAAGCCCGGCTGTTCTTCCACAGCATGAGCGACACCGAACAACAGCACATCATCAAGGCCTACAGCTTCGAACTGGGCAAGGTCGAGCGCGAGCATATTCGTGCGCGAGAGGTTAATGAGATTCTGGCTAATATCGACCTGAAGCTTGCGGCGGCGGTCGCGCAGAATCTTGGTTTGCCGGCGCCCAAGAGCGGGACGGTCAAGGCTAAGGAGTCGAAACTCAAGGCGTCGCCGGCCCTGAGCCAGATGAATCATCCGGGCGATGTGGGCATCAAGGGGCGCAAGATCGCGTTGCTGGTGGCCAATGGCGTGGATGACGAAAGCGTCGACAGGCTGGTCAAGGCGCTGGAGGCCCACAGCGCACGTCCCATGCTGCTGGGGCCGACCTCGGCGCCGGTGAAGACCTCTGGCGGCAAGGCGCTGGCGGTGGATGCGTCGATGGAAGGCATGCCTTCGGTCATGTTCGACGGGATCCTGGTGCCCGCTGGCAAGGCCTCGCTGGATGCGCTGGCGGGCAGCGGTGTGGCCAAGCACTTCCTGCTCGAGGGCTACAAGCACCTCAAGGCGATCGCTCTGGCCAATGATGGCAAGGCGCTCCTGGGGGCGCTGGGGCTCAAGGAGGACAAGGGGTTGCTGCTTGGGGATGACCAGAAGACCGTGGAAGCCTTCGTAAAGGCGGTCGAAGGGCACCGGGTGTGGGAACGGGAGGCGGCTGCAGAAGCGATTCCGGCTTGA
- the zur gene encoding zinc uptake transcriptional repressor Zur codes for MSITPLAHRPHDHSHCVHSALAEADALCVRQGLRLTALRRRVLELVWQSHKPLGAYDILAVLSEQDGRRAAPPTVYRALDFLLENGLVHRIASLNAFIGCSHPEHKHQGQFLICRECHVAIELEQESISGAIVASAKAVGFAVDTQTVEVVGLCSNCRGAA; via the coding sequence ATGTCAATCACGCCGCTGGCTCACCGTCCCCACGATCATTCCCATTGCGTCCACAGCGCCTTGGCCGAAGCCGACGCCCTGTGCGTCCGCCAGGGTCTGCGCCTGACCGCGCTGCGCCGCCGTGTGCTGGAGCTGGTGTGGCAAAGCCACAAACCGCTGGGCGCCTACGACATCCTCGCCGTGCTCAGCGAACAGGACGGCCGCCGCGCCGCACCACCGACCGTGTACCGCGCCCTGGACTTCCTGCTCGAGAACGGCCTGGTGCACCGCATCGCCTCGCTCAACGCCTTCATCGGCTGCAGCCACCCTGAACACAAGCACCAAGGCCAGTTCCTGATCTGCCGCGAATGCCACGTGGCCATCGAACTGGAGCAGGAGAGCATCAGCGGCGCCATCGTCGCCAGTGCCAAGGCCGTGGGCTTTGCCGTCGACACCCAGACCGTCGAAGTGGTCGGCCTTTGCAGTAACTGCCGGGGCGCCGCATGA
- a CDS encoding PA5502 family lipoprotein, whose amino-acid sequence MKPFASRYLLVAAFSLLLAACSSAPVEQPVAPAQPDAWQQLQQNIASNELATAEDQLASLQAQSPNDARIEQYQRQIAEAYLQRSQIVLQKGDVNAAATALARARALMPQAPALTGGDAVAHARQAELDKAEAALKAAESKPQARVIDPAAPSTVIALKTTDIAAMRKQLDNIAADVVSYQCEVVFQVPRTQDAPWLKTLLQKRVKRIDADFVLKQKHEIQRALPAQVVLVPHQR is encoded by the coding sequence ATGAAGCCGTTCGCCTCCCGTTATCTGCTTGTTGCCGCGTTTTCCCTGTTACTGGCCGCCTGTTCCAGTGCCCCGGTCGAGCAGCCGGTCGCGCCTGCGCAGCCAGACGCCTGGCAGCAGTTGCAACAGAACATCGCCAGCAACGAGCTGGCCACTGCCGAAGACCAGCTCGCCAGCCTGCAGGCACAGTCGCCGAACGATGCGCGTATCGAGCAATACCAGCGCCAGATCGCCGAAGCCTACCTGCAACGCAGCCAGATCGTCCTGCAGAAAGGCGACGTCAATGCGGCCGCCACTGCGCTGGCCCGCGCCCGTGCACTGATGCCCCAGGCACCCGCGCTGACCGGCGGTGATGCCGTCGCCCATGCTCGCCAGGCCGAGCTGGACAAGGCTGAAGCCGCGCTGAAGGCTGCAGAATCCAAGCCACAGGCACGGGTCATCGACCCGGCGGCACCGAGCACGGTGATTGCACTGAAAACTACGGACATTGCAGCCATGCGCAAGCAACTGGATAACATCGCCGCCGATGTGGTGAGTTACCAGTGCGAAGTGGTGTTCCAGGTGCCACGTACACAGGATGCACCGTGGCTCAAGACGCTGCTGCAGAAGCGGGTGAAGCGGATCGATGCAGACTTTGTGCTGAAGCAGAAGCACGAGATCCAGCGGGCATTGCCAGCACAAGTGGTGCTGGTGCCGCATCAGCGCTGA
- the znuC gene encoding zinc ABC transporter ATP-binding protein ZnuC, producing the protein MSDALIRLEQVGVTFGGEAVLDSIDLSVAPRQIVTLIGPNGAGKTTLVRAVLGLLKPNSGKVWRKPRLRIGYMPQKIQVDATLPLSVLRFLRLVPGVDRAAALSALQEVGAEHVIDSPIQTVSGGEMQRVLLARALLREPELLVLDEPVQGVDVVGQTELYNLITRLRDRHGCGVLMVSHDLHLVMSATDQVVCLNRHVCCSGHPEQVSNDPAFVELFGQNAPSLAVYHHHHDHSHDLHGAVIAPGAHVHGEHCKHG; encoded by the coding sequence ATGAGCGACGCGCTGATCCGCCTGGAGCAGGTCGGCGTCACCTTTGGCGGCGAAGCGGTGCTCGACAGCATCGACCTGTCGGTAGCACCACGCCAGATCGTCACCCTGATCGGCCCCAACGGTGCTGGCAAGACCACACTGGTGCGCGCCGTGCTCGGTCTGCTCAAGCCGAACAGTGGCAAGGTCTGGCGCAAGCCGCGCCTGCGCATCGGCTACATGCCGCAGAAGATACAGGTAGACGCCACCCTGCCGCTTTCGGTACTGCGTTTCCTGCGCCTGGTGCCGGGCGTGGATCGCGCCGCGGCGTTGTCGGCATTGCAGGAGGTGGGCGCCGAACACGTCATCGACAGCCCGATCCAGACGGTCTCCGGGGGCGAGATGCAACGGGTATTGCTGGCGCGGGCGCTGCTGCGCGAGCCTGAACTGCTGGTGCTCGACGAACCGGTACAGGGCGTCGACGTGGTTGGCCAGACCGAGCTGTACAACCTCATCACCCGCCTGCGCGACCGCCATGGCTGCGGTGTGCTGATGGTCTCCCACGACCTGCACCTGGTGATGAGCGCCACCGACCAGGTGGTCTGTCTGAACCGCCACGTGTGCTGCTCCGGGCACCCGGAGCAGGTCAGCAACGACCCGGCCTTCGTCGAGCTGTTCGGCCAGAACGCTCCCAGCCTTGCGGTCTACCATCACCATCATGATCACAGCCACGATCTGCACGGCGCGGTGATCGCCCCTGGCGCCCATGTTCACGGAGAGCACTGCAAGCATGGCTGA
- the znuB gene encoding zinc ABC transporter permease subunit ZnuB, with translation MADFLLYALLAGLSLALVAGPLGSFVVWRRMAYFGDTLSHAALLGVALGFVLDVSPTLAVTVGCLLLAILLVTLQQRQPLASDTLLGILAPSTLSLGLVVLSFMHDVRIDLMAYLFGDLLAISTTDLSWILGGSVLVLGLLAVLWRPLLAITVHEELAMVEGLPVAALRMALMLLIAVVIAVAMKIVGVLLITSLLIIPAAAAQRHARSPEQMALGASLLGVAAVCGGLAMSWFKDTPAGPSIVVCAAVLFLLSLALPKR, from the coding sequence ATGGCTGATTTTCTTCTGTACGCCTTGCTTGCCGGTCTTTCCCTGGCGCTGGTGGCCGGCCCACTGGGCTCCTTCGTGGTCTGGCGGCGCATGGCCTATTTCGGCGACACCTTGTCCCATGCCGCGCTGCTGGGCGTGGCCCTGGGCTTCGTGCTGGACGTCAGCCCCACGCTCGCGGTAACGGTCGGCTGCCTGCTGCTGGCGATCCTGCTGGTGACCCTGCAACAGCGCCAGCCGCTGGCCTCCGACACCCTGCTCGGCATCCTCGCACCCAGCACCCTGTCGCTTGGACTGGTGGTGCTGAGCTTCATGCACGATGTGCGCATCGACCTGATGGCCTACCTGTTCGGTGATCTGCTGGCGATCAGTACCACCGACCTTTCATGGATTCTCGGCGGCAGCGTGTTGGTGCTGGGCTTGCTTGCGGTGCTCTGGCGCCCGCTGCTGGCAATCACCGTGCACGAGGAGCTGGCGATGGTCGAGGGCCTGCCAGTGGCGGCCCTGCGTATGGCGCTGATGCTGCTGATCGCGGTGGTGATCGCAGTGGCGATGAAGATCGTCGGCGTGCTGCTGATCACCTCGCTGCTGATCATCCCGGCCGCTGCGGCACAGCGTCACGCGCGCTCGCCAGAGCAGATGGCCCTGGGCGCCAGTTTGCTGGGCGTGGCAGCGGTTTGCGGGGGGCTGGCGATGTCCTGGTTCAAGGATACGCCTGCTGGTCCATCGATCGTGGTCTGTGCCGCAGTGCTATTCTTGCTGAGCCTGGCATTGCCCAAGCGCTGA
- a CDS encoding zinc ABC transporter substrate-binding protein: METLLCYLFLTSRVSTVSRFLALFVAFITFSAQADVRVLTSIKPLQQIAAAVQDGVGSPEVLLPPGASPHNYALRPSDVRKVGDADLLYWIGPDMESFLPRVLKNRSKPTIAVQTLADMKLRRFGEDSHSHEEDHDDHDHDHQPGSLDAHLWLSSVNARVISAKMASDLAAADPANAARYQANQKAFVERLDALDQRIKARVAGIAGKPYFVFHEAFDYFEAEYGLRHTGVFSVAAEVQPGAQHVAAMRKRLQEVGPTCVFSEPPIRPRLAETLVAGLPVTLAELDALGGNDPVDGKGYERLLEKLGNDLVGCLEHL, translated from the coding sequence ATGGAGACGTTATTATGTTACCTGTTTCTGACGAGCCGAGTATCCACTGTGTCCCGATTCCTTGCTCTCTTTGTCGCTTTCATCACCTTCTCGGCCCAGGCCGACGTGCGTGTGCTGACCAGCATCAAGCCCCTGCAGCAGATCGCTGCCGCGGTTCAGGACGGTGTCGGCAGCCCCGAAGTGCTGCTGCCGCCCGGCGCCTCGCCGCACAACTACGCCTTGCGCCCGTCCGACGTACGGAAGGTGGGCGATGCCGACCTGCTGTACTGGATCGGACCGGACATGGAGAGCTTCCTGCCGCGCGTGCTGAAAAACCGCAGCAAGCCGACCATCGCCGTGCAGACGTTGGCGGACATGAAGCTGCGTCGTTTTGGCGAGGACAGCCACTCGCATGAAGAAGACCACGACGATCACGACCATGACCACCAGCCGGGGTCGCTCGATGCGCACCTGTGGCTGTCATCGGTCAATGCCCGGGTGATTTCGGCGAAAATGGCCAGCGACCTGGCGGCGGCGGATCCGGCCAATGCGGCGCGCTATCAGGCCAACCAGAAGGCCTTCGTCGAGCGTCTGGACGCGCTCGACCAGCGGATCAAGGCCCGTGTGGCAGGCATTGCCGGCAAGCCTTACTTCGTGTTCCACGAAGCGTTCGATTATTTCGAAGCCGAGTACGGGCTGCGTCATACCGGCGTGTTCAGCGTCGCCGCCGAAGTGCAGCCGGGTGCCCAGCATGTCGCGGCCATGCGCAAGCGTCTGCAGGAAGTTGGCCCGACCTGCGTGTTCAGCGAGCCGCCGATCCGCCCGCGCCTGGCCGAAACACTGGTGGCCGGGCTGCCGGTGACCTTGGCGGAGCTGGATGCACTGGGTGGGAACGATCCGGTGGATGGCAAGGGCTACGAGCGTTTGCTGGAGAAGCTGGGCAACGACCTGGTGGGTTGCCTGGAGCATCTCTAG